One Carassius auratus strain Wakin chromosome 16, ASM336829v1, whole genome shotgun sequence genomic window carries:
- the mrpl13 gene encoding large ribosomal subunit protein uL13m, with amino-acid sequence MSSFSRSAQQWATFARSWLLIDARMQPPGKIASMCSVRLQGKHKPIYHPLSDIGDHVVVMNTRHIAFSGNKWEQKVYSSHTGYPGSFKQLTAAQMHKKDPTAIIKLAVYGMLPKNLTRRTMMQRLHLFPDDVLSEDILKNLTEELPQPREIPRKLSEYTQEERDAFPMLWTPPEDYRMK; translated from the exons atgtCTAGTTTTTCAAGATCAGCCCAG CAATGGGCGACCTTTGCAAGATCCTGGTTACTAATAGACGCTAGGATGCAGCCTCCTGGAAAGATCGCCTCTATGTGTTCAGTGCGTCTTCAAGGAAAGCATAAACCCATTTACCATCCACTGA GTGATATTGGAGACCATGTGGTGGTCATGAACACCAGACACATCGCCTTCTCCGGAAATAAATGGGAACAGAAAGTGTATTCGTCTCACACTGG CTACCCTGGATCATTCAAACAGCTCACCGCAGCCCAAATGCACAAAAAAGACCCAACAGCT ATCATTAAACTGGCTGTGTACGGGATGCTTCCCAAAAACCTCACCAGAAGGACCATGATGCAACGGCTTCACCTCTTCCCAGATGAC GTTCTTTCTGAGGACATTCTGAAGAACCTGACAGAAGAGCTTCCTCAGCCCAGAGAGATTCCTCGCAAGCTCAGCGAGTACACACAGGAGGAGCGTGACGCTTTCCCCATGCTCTGGACCCC
- the mtbp gene encoding mdm2-binding protein isoform X2, translating into MDRYVLVVIINLEPKKEGSFNGVDETKKVFDNLKNISNSNLTRIPPFPACSLSGSPGPQRWYFAIQASYGTTQWCSSEWEELCSQRSDSEESEPSALDTCIAALQEQEEQSVLTENPSHAELFEEAAEGLHQLADKLPPPGKSLLDVIVLCVDEEAGLKDMLPVIGSLKHLRAWHSAQIIMVTEHNAGWQKAAMYLDGRLCSPSVIDSSVDGREIWRGGLHIREKKFASELKFEGFCLRAQRRNRWSDTLYPHTDPQCHTDHKLQHEVFQCYQPVLELIQLVRVKDLPILLHSSAEFELGLTSKSVKAKLLLDQLCTLRGEVGALFSLPCVISSEAFPAASQLSSCKWRDFMSKRPKDIPVPDVEVKGERGRYLFLVQGAESGGCTARMIHTANQINGSAALATLNSIIREKVPPSSGSSTADWLRSLPCLRGEQFLQRERKLAKVQTLVLKECCRRREEAQKSAAIPVNELKALLNLAREQYLQMHDSTLSRASERMCLEKENRTSSSNTSEWPERTVLQNYENIQRARQRSRCRLFSSGSSESLMGPKDSQRGSSTLLDARELLKHFTPDGLPSGELQPLPVLRGDHAFQLSPDLTPRKVTKLPFSKAARSHYHGIEFCLDERMALERDRGFVKLQSRLIRYETQSTCCKEPCPVPFALSPAPSPAVLSEPGSVPDGEALHSEPPRLKRRSRETDLQPHKRFCKSESSGSLGSGGTHPAVGALRQQAVRSRSSSGLARRSASVADPSPSQKPSQSQTESRSEKHNRMLREVVAKTLNKHGISSEHKCFEACSQRLFDISKFYLKDLKTSRGLHEEMKKAASNNAKQVIDWVVEKSSKR; encoded by the exons ATGGACAGATACGTGCTAGTTGTTATAATAAATCTAGAGCCAAAGAAAGAGGGCTCTTTTAACG GCGTTGATGAAACCAAAAAAGTGTTTGATAATCTCAAGAACATTTCTAATTCTAATTTAACGCGTATTCCTCCATTTCCAG CCTGCTCTCTGAGTGGAAGTCCTGGCCCACAGAGATGGTACTTTGCCATTCAAGCCAGTTATGGTACAACACAG TGGTGCAGCTCAGAGTGGGAGGAACTGTGTTCCCAGCGCAGTGACAGTGAGGAATCAGAGCCATCTGCTTTAGACACCTGCATCGCTGCCCTTCAGGAGCAAGAGGAACAGAGCGTGCTCACAGAGAACCCGTCCCACGCAGA ACTCTTTGAAGAGGCTGCCGAAGGTCTTCATCAGTTAGCAGATAAACTTCCTCCTCCAG GGAAGTCTTTGCTTGATGTGATTGTTCTGTGTGTGgatgaggaggcggggttgaagGATATGTTGCCTGTGATTGGCTCTTTGAAGCACTTGAGGGCATGGCATTCGGCACAGATAATCATGGTCACTGAACACAATGCAGG GTGGCAGAAAGCAGCCATGTACCTAGATGGCCGCTTATGTTCTCCATCAGTAATTGACAGCTCTGTGGATGGGAGAGAAATCTGGAGAGGTGGACTTCACATTAGAGAGAAAAAG TTTGCTTCTGAGCTGAAGTTTGAGGGTTTCTGTTTGAGAGCTCAGAGGAGAAATCGCTGGAGTGATACACTGTATCCTCACACAGACCCACAATGCCACACTGATCATAAACTACAGCATGAG GTGTTTCAGTGTTACCAGCCTGTGTTGGAACTGATTCAGCTGGTCAGAGTCAAAGATCTCCCGATTCTTCTCCATTCCAGTGCAGAGTTTGAACT CGGTTTGACTTCTAAATCTGTCAAAGCCAAGCTACTCTTGGACCAACTGTGCACATTGCGTGGAGAG GTGGGAGCTTTGTTTTCTCTGCCCTGTGTGATCAGCTCGGAGGCTTTCCCAGCGGCCTCCCAGCTCAGCTCCTGCAAATGGAGAGACTTCATGTCCAAACGCCCCAAGGACATACCTG TGCCTGATGTGGAGGTAAAAGGTGAAAGAGGCCGCTACCTCTTCTTAGTGCAGGGGGCGGAGTCAGGAGGCTGCACGGCGCGAATGATAcacacagccaatcagatcaaTGGATCTGCTGCCCTGGCAACGCTTAATTCCATCATCAGGGAAAAAGTTCCACCTTCCTCAG GGAGCAGCACTGCTGACTGGCTACGGTCCCTGCCGTGTCTCCGTGGAGAGCAGTTCCTGCAAAGGGAGAGAAAGCTGGCCAAGGTGCAGACTCTGGTCCTCAAGGAATGCTGCC GGCGACGAGAGGAGGCCCAGAAGTCTGCTGCCATTCCCGTGAATGAACTGAAGGCTCTGCTGAATCTGGCCAGAGAGCAGTACCTTCAGATGCACGACTCCACTCTGTCTAGAGCGTCTGAACGCATGTGCCTGGAGAAGGAGAACCGGACTTCCTCTTCTAACACTAGTG AATGGCCAGAGAGGACTGTCCTGCAAAACTATGAGAACATACAGAGAGCCCGACAAAGATCCAG GTGCAGGCTGTTCAGCAGTGGTTCCTCTGAGAGTCTGATGGGGCCTAAAGATAGCCAGAGGGGAAGTTCTACACTGCTGGATGCCAGAGAGCTGCTCAAACACTTCACCCCAGATGGACTGCCTAGTGGGGAACTACAGCCGCTGCCAGTGCTTAGAGG tgATCATGCATTTCAGTTGTCTCCTGACCTCACACCCAGGAAGGTGACCAAGCTTCCTTTCTCAAAAGCCGCCCGATCCCACTACCATGGAATAGA GTTCTGTCTGGATGAGCGAATGGCCCTTGAGCGAGATCGTGGCTTTGTGAAGCTGCAGTCTCGTCTAATAAGATATGAGACCCAGAGCACATGCTGTAAGGAGCCCTGCCCTGTGCCATTCGCCCTGAGTCCTGCACCCTCCCCAGCCGTGCTGTCTGAACCGGGCAGTGTGCCCGACGGTGAAGCTCTGCACAGCGAGCCGCCCCGCCTCAAACGTCGCTCCCGCGAAACAGACCTCCAACCACACAAGAG GTTCTGTAAATCAGAGAGCTCTGGATCTCTGGGTTCAGGTGGCACTCACCCAGCAGTGGGGGCTCTGCGGCAGCAAGCAGTCCGTTCCCGCTCCAGCTCAGGTCTGGCCAGGCGTTCTGCTTCGGTTGCCGACCCCTCGCCCAGTCAAAAACCCAGCCAGTCCCAGACCGAGTCCCGCTCCGAGAAACACAACAGG ATGCTGAGGGAGGTGGTTGCTAAGACGCTCAATAAACACGGGATCAGCAGCGAGCACAAGTGCTTTGAAGCCTGTAGTCAAAGACTGTTTGACATATCAAAGTTTTATCTGAAG GATCTGAAAACCTCACGTGGCCTTCATGAGGAAATGAAGAAAGCCGCCAGTAACAACGCCAAACAG GTGATTGATTGGGTTGTGGAGAAATCATCTAAAAGATGA
- the mtbp gene encoding mdm2-binding protein isoform X1, translating to MDRYVLVVIINLEPKKEGSFNGVDETKKVFDNLKNISNSNLTRIPPFPACSLSGSPGPQRWYFAIQASYGTTQWCSSEWEELCSQRSDSEESEPSALDTCIAALQEQEEQSVLTENPSHAELFEEAAEGLHQLADKLPPPGKSLLDVIVLCVDEEAGLKDMLPVIGSLKHLRAWHSAQIIMVTEHNAGWQKAAMYLDGRLCSPSVIDSSVDGREIWRGGLHIREKKFASELKFEGFCLRAQRRNRWSDTLYPHTDPQCHTDHKLQHEVFQCYQPVLELIQLVRVKDLPILLHSSAEFELGLTSKSVKAKLLLDQLCTLRGEVGALFSLPCVISSEAFPAASQLSSCKWRDFMSKRPKDIPVPDVEVKGERGRYLFLVQGAESGGCTARMIHTANQINGSAALATLNSIIREKVPPSSGSSTADWLRSLPCLRGEQFLQRERKLAKVQTLVLKECCRRREEAQKSAAIPVNELKALLNLAREQYLQMHDSTLSRASERMCLEKENRTSSSNTSDVKRCAHTEWPERTVLQNYENIQRARQRSRCRLFSSGSSESLMGPKDSQRGSSTLLDARELLKHFTPDGLPSGELQPLPVLRGDHAFQLSPDLTPRKVTKLPFSKAARSHYHGIEFCLDERMALERDRGFVKLQSRLIRYETQSTCCKEPCPVPFALSPAPSPAVLSEPGSVPDGEALHSEPPRLKRRSRETDLQPHKRFCKSESSGSLGSGGTHPAVGALRQQAVRSRSSSGLARRSASVADPSPSQKPSQSQTESRSEKHNRMLREVVAKTLNKHGISSEHKCFEACSQRLFDISKFYLKDLKTSRGLHEEMKKAASNNAKQVIDWVVEKSSKR from the exons ATGGACAGATACGTGCTAGTTGTTATAATAAATCTAGAGCCAAAGAAAGAGGGCTCTTTTAACG GCGTTGATGAAACCAAAAAAGTGTTTGATAATCTCAAGAACATTTCTAATTCTAATTTAACGCGTATTCCTCCATTTCCAG CCTGCTCTCTGAGTGGAAGTCCTGGCCCACAGAGATGGTACTTTGCCATTCAAGCCAGTTATGGTACAACACAG TGGTGCAGCTCAGAGTGGGAGGAACTGTGTTCCCAGCGCAGTGACAGTGAGGAATCAGAGCCATCTGCTTTAGACACCTGCATCGCTGCCCTTCAGGAGCAAGAGGAACAGAGCGTGCTCACAGAGAACCCGTCCCACGCAGA ACTCTTTGAAGAGGCTGCCGAAGGTCTTCATCAGTTAGCAGATAAACTTCCTCCTCCAG GGAAGTCTTTGCTTGATGTGATTGTTCTGTGTGTGgatgaggaggcggggttgaagGATATGTTGCCTGTGATTGGCTCTTTGAAGCACTTGAGGGCATGGCATTCGGCACAGATAATCATGGTCACTGAACACAATGCAGG GTGGCAGAAAGCAGCCATGTACCTAGATGGCCGCTTATGTTCTCCATCAGTAATTGACAGCTCTGTGGATGGGAGAGAAATCTGGAGAGGTGGACTTCACATTAGAGAGAAAAAG TTTGCTTCTGAGCTGAAGTTTGAGGGTTTCTGTTTGAGAGCTCAGAGGAGAAATCGCTGGAGTGATACACTGTATCCTCACACAGACCCACAATGCCACACTGATCATAAACTACAGCATGAG GTGTTTCAGTGTTACCAGCCTGTGTTGGAACTGATTCAGCTGGTCAGAGTCAAAGATCTCCCGATTCTTCTCCATTCCAGTGCAGAGTTTGAACT CGGTTTGACTTCTAAATCTGTCAAAGCCAAGCTACTCTTGGACCAACTGTGCACATTGCGTGGAGAG GTGGGAGCTTTGTTTTCTCTGCCCTGTGTGATCAGCTCGGAGGCTTTCCCAGCGGCCTCCCAGCTCAGCTCCTGCAAATGGAGAGACTTCATGTCCAAACGCCCCAAGGACATACCTG TGCCTGATGTGGAGGTAAAAGGTGAAAGAGGCCGCTACCTCTTCTTAGTGCAGGGGGCGGAGTCAGGAGGCTGCACGGCGCGAATGATAcacacagccaatcagatcaaTGGATCTGCTGCCCTGGCAACGCTTAATTCCATCATCAGGGAAAAAGTTCCACCTTCCTCAG GGAGCAGCACTGCTGACTGGCTACGGTCCCTGCCGTGTCTCCGTGGAGAGCAGTTCCTGCAAAGGGAGAGAAAGCTGGCCAAGGTGCAGACTCTGGTCCTCAAGGAATGCTGCC GGCGACGAGAGGAGGCCCAGAAGTCTGCTGCCATTCCCGTGAATGAACTGAAGGCTCTGCTGAATCTGGCCAGAGAGCAGTACCTTCAGATGCACGACTCCACTCTGTCTAGAGCGTCTGAACGCATGTGCCTGGAGAAGGAGAACCGGACTTCCTCTTCTAACACTAGTG ATGTGAAACGTTGTGCTCACACAGAATGGCCAGAGAGGACTGTCCTGCAAAACTATGAGAACATACAGAGAGCCCGACAAAGATCCAG GTGCAGGCTGTTCAGCAGTGGTTCCTCTGAGAGTCTGATGGGGCCTAAAGATAGCCAGAGGGGAAGTTCTACACTGCTGGATGCCAGAGAGCTGCTCAAACACTTCACCCCAGATGGACTGCCTAGTGGGGAACTACAGCCGCTGCCAGTGCTTAGAGG tgATCATGCATTTCAGTTGTCTCCTGACCTCACACCCAGGAAGGTGACCAAGCTTCCTTTCTCAAAAGCCGCCCGATCCCACTACCATGGAATAGA GTTCTGTCTGGATGAGCGAATGGCCCTTGAGCGAGATCGTGGCTTTGTGAAGCTGCAGTCTCGTCTAATAAGATATGAGACCCAGAGCACATGCTGTAAGGAGCCCTGCCCTGTGCCATTCGCCCTGAGTCCTGCACCCTCCCCAGCCGTGCTGTCTGAACCGGGCAGTGTGCCCGACGGTGAAGCTCTGCACAGCGAGCCGCCCCGCCTCAAACGTCGCTCCCGCGAAACAGACCTCCAACCACACAAGAG GTTCTGTAAATCAGAGAGCTCTGGATCTCTGGGTTCAGGTGGCACTCACCCAGCAGTGGGGGCTCTGCGGCAGCAAGCAGTCCGTTCCCGCTCCAGCTCAGGTCTGGCCAGGCGTTCTGCTTCGGTTGCCGACCCCTCGCCCAGTCAAAAACCCAGCCAGTCCCAGACCGAGTCCCGCTCCGAGAAACACAACAGG ATGCTGAGGGAGGTGGTTGCTAAGACGCTCAATAAACACGGGATCAGCAGCGAGCACAAGTGCTTTGAAGCCTGTAGTCAAAGACTGTTTGACATATCAAAGTTTTATCTGAAG GATCTGAAAACCTCACGTGGCCTTCATGAGGAAATGAAGAAAGCCGCCAGTAACAACGCCAAACAG GTGATTGATTGGGTTGTGGAGAAATCATCTAAAAGATGA